A DNA window from Nitrospira sp. contains the following coding sequences:
- a CDS encoding putative HIT-like protein (MaGe:77309074) encodes MSTCIFCRIVEGSIPAKVVYQDEHTLAFDDITPQAPVHTLVIPKRHVAAVQDLGEADHALLGRLLLTCRKVATDKGLAESGYRIVANTGRDGGQSVFHLHFHVLGGRPLGWPPG; translated from the coding sequence GTGAGCACCTGCATTTTTTGCCGCATTGTCGAAGGCAGCATTCCCGCGAAGGTGGTGTATCAGGACGAGCATACGCTGGCCTTCGACGACATCACTCCCCAAGCGCCGGTTCATACCTTGGTCATTCCCAAGCGGCATGTCGCGGCGGTGCAGGATCTCGGCGAAGCGGATCACGCCTTGCTCGGACGTTTGCTGCTAACTTGTCGAAAGGTCGCTACCGACAAGGGGCTGGCCGAGTCGGGGTATCGTATTGTGGCCAACACGGGCCGTGATGGAGGACAATCGGTTTTTCATCTGCATTTCCATGTGCTTGGAGGCCGCCCTCTCGGCTGGCCGCCAGGCTAA
- a CDS encoding 1-(5-phosphoribosyl)-5-[(5-phosphoribosylamino)methylideneamino] imidazole-4-carboxamide isomerase (MaGe:77309077) has product MLVIPAIDLKDGRCVRLRQGDMAAETVYSEDVPAVARKWQQGGASLIHVVDLNGAVDGVPRNLPQIEAVMKTVSVKVQVGGGIRTIDTVRRYLNAGVSRVVLGTAAITDRAFLEQACQEFPRRILLGLDARDGKVAVKGWTAVSETKAIDLLRELAGLAISAVIYTDIARDGMLSGPNIPALREVVENSAFPVIASGGITRVEDLHAVHALGPRIEGAIVGKALYDGKLDYAAAVAALGARC; this is encoded by the coding sequence GTGCTTGTGATTCCAGCTATCGATTTGAAAGACGGGCGTTGTGTGCGGTTGCGACAGGGCGACATGGCCGCGGAGACAGTGTATTCGGAGGATGTGCCGGCGGTGGCCAGGAAGTGGCAGCAAGGCGGGGCGAGTCTCATTCATGTCGTCGATTTGAACGGCGCGGTCGATGGGGTGCCCAGGAATCTCCCGCAGATCGAAGCGGTGATGAAGACCGTGAGTGTGAAGGTGCAAGTCGGCGGTGGCATTCGCACGATCGACACGGTGCGGCGGTATCTCAATGCCGGTGTGTCGCGTGTGGTGCTGGGGACGGCGGCGATTACGGACCGGGCTTTTCTGGAGCAGGCTTGCCAGGAGTTTCCCCGGCGCATTCTGCTCGGGCTTGATGCGCGAGACGGCAAGGTGGCGGTGAAGGGCTGGACTGCTGTGTCGGAGACGAAAGCCATCGATCTTCTCAGGGAGCTGGCGGGATTGGCGATCAGCGCGGTGATCTATACCGACATTGCGCGCGATGGCATGTTGAGCGGACCCAATATTCCTGCGTTGCGCGAGGTCGTCGAGAATTCCGCTTTCCCCGTTATTGCCTCGGGCGGGATCACGCGCGTGGAGGATCTGCACGCGGTGCATGCGCTCGGTCCTCGCATCGAAGGGGCGATTGTCGGGAAGGCGTTGTACGACGGGAAGCTGGATTATGCGGCAGCGGTAGCGGCGCTGGGCGCGCGATGCTGA
- a CDS encoding hypothetical protein (Evidence 4 : Unknown function but conserved in other organisms; MaGe:77309078): MSVALSPVSRIGLVCLAGSLLAVTGCSGSKITTKASNELPRYQIKTIALVPFTTISTPQLRDQGGRFLSTPQSVRGSDISLEVQSNVEPPLGQTVIVPGAAAERITQLFWTRLRNRAGVVVSSPSDVGKAAAMPSGDLSKSTPDMTAAAVAKRLKQDAALIGQVLVYQERVGSRLGANPPASVGFEIKVVAADGQVLWVGNYYERQRPMNEDFMGFIHRWAFVTADELARYGVDEVLKEFPFGTGSEK, encoded by the coding sequence GTGAGCGTGGCCCTGTCGCCTGTTTCAAGGATTGGCCTGGTGTGCCTTGCTGGCAGCCTGTTGGCTGTGACCGGATGCAGTGGGTCGAAGATTACGACGAAAGCATCGAATGAGTTGCCGCGCTATCAGATCAAGACAATCGCGTTGGTCCCATTTACTACAATCTCGACTCCGCAGCTGCGCGATCAGGGGGGGCGGTTCCTGTCGACGCCGCAAAGCGTTCGCGGGTCCGATATTTCCCTCGAGGTGCAGTCGAATGTGGAGCCGCCGCTTGGGCAGACGGTGATAGTGCCGGGCGCTGCGGCAGAGAGAATCACGCAACTATTCTGGACCCGATTACGGAATCGGGCCGGTGTGGTGGTGTCGTCACCGAGCGATGTGGGGAAAGCCGCGGCCATGCCTAGCGGCGATTTGTCGAAGAGCACACCGGATATGACGGCGGCGGCGGTAGCCAAGAGGCTGAAGCAGGATGCGGCGCTGATCGGACAAGTGCTGGTGTATCAGGAGCGAGTCGGCAGCCGGCTTGGAGCGAATCCTCCGGCTTCCGTTGGATTTGAGATCAAAGTGGTGGCGGCGGACGGGCAGGTGCTGTGGGTCGGCAACTACTATGAGCGGCAGCGGCCGATGAACGAAGACTTCATGGGCTTTATTCATCGCTGGGCCTTTGTGACCGCGGATGAATTGGCGCGGTACGGAGTGGATGAAGTGCTGAAAGAATTTCCATTCGGAACAGGGAGCGAGAAGTAA
- a CDS encoding imidazole glycerol phosphate synthase, glutamine amidotransferase subunit with HisF (Evidence 2a : Function from experimental evidences in other organisms; PubMedId 11551184, 3062174, 8494895; Product type e : enzyme; MaGe:77309079), whose translation MIAIIDYGMGNLRSVHKAFEAVGHRAVVTREAAAIKSASHVVLPGVGAFGDCMANLERYDLADSVYAAIQSGKPFLGICLGLQLLFTESEEFGLHKGLGIIPGKVRRFAADPALKVPHMGWNQAAVQRACPVFAGIPDGANWYFVHSYFVDPVETQIAATTTTYGIPFVSSIWKDNVVACQFHPEKSQSAGLQLIKNFGGWA comes from the coding sequence ATGATCGCGATCATCGACTACGGCATGGGCAATTTGCGCAGTGTCCACAAGGCCTTTGAGGCCGTCGGCCATCGGGCGGTGGTGACGCGCGAGGCGGCGGCGATCAAGAGCGCCAGCCATGTCGTGTTGCCCGGCGTCGGGGCCTTCGGCGACTGTATGGCGAACCTCGAACGCTACGATCTGGCGGATTCTGTTTATGCCGCCATTCAATCGGGAAAACCGTTCCTGGGAATTTGTCTGGGATTGCAATTGCTGTTCACGGAAAGTGAAGAGTTTGGCTTGCATAAGGGGCTGGGTATTATCCCTGGCAAGGTGCGGCGGTTTGCCGCCGATCCGGCATTGAAAGTGCCTCATATGGGGTGGAATCAGGCGGCTGTGCAGCGCGCCTGTCCGGTGTTTGCCGGCATCCCGGACGGCGCGAATTGGTATTTTGTGCATTCCTATTTTGTTGATCCAGTCGAGACGCAGATTGCGGCCACGACGACGACCTATGGCATTCCCTTTGTGTCGAGCATTTGGAAAGACAATGTCGTGGCCTGCCAATTTCATCCGGAAAAGAGCCAGTCTGCCGGCCTGCAACTGATCAAGAATTTCGGAGGCTGGGCGTGA
- a CDS encoding hypothetical protein (Evidence 5 : Unknown function; MaGe:77309080): MNQFVVIHLEHQRYLGSGYWFTPILSIFRLRSAPCLRSRRCNNRGHSLIVAGWALVAVLLAPLHGLDFYDRDHRLRHGQFAQCPQGL; this comes from the coding sequence TTGAATCAGTTCGTTGTCATTCATCTCGAACACCAACGTTACCTCGGCTCAGGCTACTGGTTCACCCCCATCCTGTCAATCTTCAGACTGAGATCAGCGCCTTGTTTGAGATCGCGACGTTGTAATAACCGGGGGCACAGTTTGATAGTGGCAGGATGGGCGCTGGTTGCGGTATTGTTAGCTCCTTTGCACGGATTGGATTTCTATGATCGCGATCATCGACTACGGCATGGGCAATTTGCGCAGTGTCCACAAGGCCTTTGA
- a CDS encoding Nucleotidyltransferase domain-containing protein (MaGe:77309081), with translation MFEMNDNELIQYIRKLVPELIALYRFGSQAKGTARPDSDIDLAVLAHRPIPRVRLFELAQDLAVQLHRDVDLIDLRAASTVMRMQVLSTGICLEASDEPARRTFEMYAYSDYARLNEERREIVKRITAHGLVYG, from the coding sequence GTGTTCGAGATGAATGACAACGAACTGATTCAATACATCAGAAAGTTAGTACCAGAGCTCATCGCCCTGTACCGCTTCGGCTCACAGGCCAAGGGGACGGCGCGTCCTGACAGCGACATCGATCTCGCCGTGCTTGCGCACAGACCGATTCCTCGCGTGCGCCTCTTTGAACTGGCTCAAGACCTGGCCGTGCAACTGCATCGGGACGTCGATCTCATCGATCTTCGCGCAGCCTCAACGGTCATGCGGATGCAAGTCCTCTCAACTGGAATCTGCCTTGAGGCTTCAGACGAGCCCGCGCGTCGAACATTTGAGATGTACGCCTATTCCGATTATGCCCGACTCAACGAGGAACGGCGCGAGATTGTAAAGAGGATTACCGCACACGGACTAGTCTATGGCTGA
- a CDS encoding hypothetical protein (Evidence 4 : Unknown function but conserved in other organisms; MaGe:77309082) has protein sequence MADDVVLNKAANIERCLQRIQEEYAGDRQNLTANQTKQDAIILNLQRACETAIDLAMYVVSQRKLGVPQDSRDAFTLLQAAGILPPDLATRMERMVGFRNVAVHEYTRLNLDVVHAIITQRLDDFRTFSSTIVKACA, from the coding sequence ATGGCTGACGACGTCGTTCTCAACAAAGCCGCCAACATCGAACGATGTCTTCAGCGTATTCAGGAAGAGTATGCCGGGGATCGGCAGAACCTGACCGCGAACCAGACCAAACAAGACGCGATCATTCTCAATCTCCAGCGCGCCTGTGAGACGGCAATCGACCTGGCTATGTATGTGGTCAGTCAGCGCAAGCTGGGAGTCCCGCAAGATAGCCGCGACGCGTTCACCCTCTTACAGGCCGCAGGGATTCTTCCGCCCGATCTAGCAACCCGGATGGAACGGATGGTCGGCTTCCGCAATGTAGCCGTCCACGAATACACTCGTCTGAATCTGGATGTGGTCCATGCCATCATCACCCAACGGCTAGACGACTTCCGCACGTTTTCATCGACGATTGTGAAGGCATGCGCCTAG
- a CDS encoding HNH endonuclease (MaGe:77309083) encodes MAISDKTRKLLWSRSGNRCAICRLELAIDATVCDDASLIGEECHIHSGRKTGPRHNSSFEIDEIDAYENLLVLCRAHHKMVDDQNETYTAEILRQIKNNHEKWVQEKLAEASELKPIRLRRIKENALVCLVRLTSGREVLNIVDRASAFSFDHDELVSDGEAELVGGFIQEARDWGELSGDLEPIQKVRTGFHLSRSLEQLEEAGFFVFGGREVHRLEGGVGTPSPWPVAIIRVVRSTNSEIVSTASDGVGSETLQKGDSGSASSSSAKY; translated from the coding sequence ATGGCGATCAGCGATAAAACAAGGAAACTGCTTTGGAGCAGGTCTGGCAATCGGTGTGCCATCTGCCGTCTTGAATTAGCCATTGATGCTACTGTATGCGATGACGCATCGCTTATTGGAGAAGAATGTCACATTCACTCTGGTAGAAAGACAGGGCCACGACATAACTCTTCTTTCGAGATAGATGAAATTGATGCCTATGAAAACTTGCTGGTTTTGTGCCGCGCTCACCATAAGATGGTGGACGACCAAAATGAAACATATACAGCTGAAATTCTCAGGCAGATCAAAAACAATCATGAAAAATGGGTGCAAGAAAAGCTTGCCGAAGCATCAGAGTTAAAACCGATTAGGCTAAGACGGATAAAAGAAAATGCGCTCGTCTGTCTCGTCAGGCTTACAAGCGGGAGAGAGGTTTTGAACATTGTAGATAGGGCCTCTGCCTTCTCTTTCGATCATGATGAATTAGTTTCTGACGGAGAGGCAGAGCTAGTTGGAGGCTTCATTCAAGAAGCAAGAGATTGGGGTGAGCTAAGTGGGGACCTTGAACCCATTCAAAAGGTTCGAACAGGTTTTCATCTCAGCAGGTCTTTGGAGCAGCTTGAGGAGGCCGGATTTTTTGTGTTTGGTGGCAGGGAAGTTCACCGACTTGAAGGTGGTGTGGGGACGCCTTCCCCATGGCCGGTGGCAATCATTCGTGTTGTACGGTCAACGAATTCTGAGATAGTCTCGACAGCTTCTGATGGCGTAGGATCAGAAACATTGCAGAAGGGAGATTCGGGGTCTGCTTCATCAAGTTCCGCAAAGTATTGA